A DNA window from Pseudobdellovibrionaceae bacterium contains the following coding sequences:
- a CDS encoding co-chaperone GroES — MSKQNVSVRPLHDRILVRRTVESDVTAGGIIIPDSAKEKPQKGEIVATGNGRILTDGSVHPLEVKVNDKILFSKYAGTELKWEGEEYLMMKEEDVLGIFN; from the coding sequence ATGTCTAAACAAAATGTAAGTGTTCGCCCATTACACGATCGTATTTTAGTTCGTCGTACTGTGGAAAGTGATGTAACTGCTGGAGGAATTATTATCCCTGATTCAGCAAAAGAAAAGCCCCAAAAAGGTGAGATTGTTGCCACAGGTAATGGTCGTATTTTAACAGACGGTAGTGTTCATCCACTAGAGGTAAAAGTAAATGATAAAATTTTATTTTCTAAATACGCTGGAACGGAACTTAAGTGGGAAGGGGAAGAGTATTTAATGATGAAAGAAGAAGATGTATTAGGAATTTTTAACTAG